In the Pseudomonas orientalis genome, one interval contains:
- the nusB gene encoding transcription antitermination factor NusB codes for MISDESDRFNPRDERPADAGKPSKSEKRRAARQLATQALYQRHMAGTALNEIEAQFRVDNDFTFADQSYFHDILHGVPANLDEIDKALAPCLDLTLEELDPVELAVLRLSTWELLKRVDVPYRVVINEGIELAKVYGSTDGHKFVNGVLDKLAPRLREAEVKEHKR; via the coding sequence GTGATTTCCGACGAGAGCGATCGTTTCAACCCACGCGACGAGCGTCCAGCCGACGCCGGCAAGCCTTCGAAAAGCGAAAAGCGCCGTGCTGCGCGCCAGCTGGCGACCCAGGCGCTGTACCAGCGCCACATGGCCGGCACTGCGCTGAACGAAATCGAAGCGCAATTTCGCGTCGATAACGATTTCACCTTCGCCGACCAGAGCTATTTCCACGACATCCTGCACGGTGTTCCGGCCAACCTGGACGAGATCGACAAGGCCTTGGCGCCCTGCCTGGACCTGACCCTCGAAGAGCTGGACCCGGTTGAACTGGCCGTGCTGCGCCTGTCCACCTGGGAACTGCTCAAGCGCGTCGACGTGCCGTACCGCGTGGTGATCAACGAAGGCATCGAACTGGCGAAAGTCTACGGTTCGACCGACGGGCACAAGTTCGTCAATGGCGTGCTCGACAAGCTGGCCCCGCGCCTGCGTGAAGCCGAAGTCAAGGAACACAAGCGCTAA
- the ribD gene encoding bifunctional diaminohydroxyphosphoribosylaminopyrimidine deaminase/5-amino-6-(5-phosphoribosylamino)uracil reductase RibD, translating to MTSEQAVLDAHYMARALELARKGLYTTHPNPRVGCVIVRDGQIVGEGWHERTGEPHAEPNALRAAGDKARGATVYVTLEPCSHHGRTPPCADALVSAGVARVVAGMQDPNPEVAGRGMQRLAQAGIEIRSGVLESQARALNPGFLKRMEHGLPFVRVKLAMSLDGRTAMASGESQWITGPAARAAVQRLRAEASVVLTGADTVLADGARLTVRAAELGLDAETTALAMSRPPLRVLIDGRLRVPLNAPFFKAGPALVITCVTPENQFPRGPECLVVPGVEGQVDLRSALVALAARGVNDVLVEAGPSLAGAFAQQGLVDEYVIFVAGKFLGSAARPLLDWPLEKLADAPQLKITDMRAVGDDWRVTAVPLSAVCV from the coding sequence ATGACGTCTGAACAGGCAGTCCTCGACGCCCATTACATGGCGCGCGCCCTCGAATTGGCGCGCAAGGGCCTGTACACCACCCATCCCAACCCCCGGGTGGGCTGCGTGATTGTGCGTGACGGGCAGATTGTCGGCGAAGGCTGGCATGAGCGCACCGGCGAGCCCCATGCCGAGCCGAATGCCTTGCGCGCCGCCGGTGACAAGGCCCGTGGCGCCACGGTGTACGTGACCCTCGAACCCTGCAGCCATCATGGCCGTACACCGCCGTGCGCCGATGCACTGGTGAGCGCCGGTGTGGCGCGGGTAGTAGCCGGCATGCAGGACCCCAATCCGGAAGTGGCGGGCCGCGGCATGCAGCGTCTGGCCCAGGCCGGGATCGAAATTCGTAGCGGCGTGCTCGAGTCCCAAGCGCGCGCGCTGAACCCTGGCTTTCTCAAGCGCATGGAACACGGCCTGCCGTTTGTGCGGGTCAAGCTGGCGATGAGCCTGGACGGGCGCACCGCCATGGCCAGCGGCGAAAGCCAATGGATCACCGGCCCCGCCGCACGTGCCGCCGTGCAGCGCCTGCGCGCCGAAGCGAGCGTGGTGCTGACCGGCGCCGATACGGTGCTGGCTGACGGCGCCCGCCTGACCGTACGCGCCGCCGAACTGGGCCTGGATGCAGAGACCACCGCCCTGGCCATGTCGCGCCCGCCGCTGCGCGTGTTGATCGACGGCCGCCTGCGGGTGCCGCTCAACGCGCCGTTCTTCAAGGCCGGCCCGGCTCTGGTCATCACCTGCGTAACCCCGGAAAACCAGTTCCCCCGTGGCCCCGAGTGCCTGGTGGTACCGGGCGTGGAGGGCCAGGTCGACCTGCGTTCAGCGCTGGTGGCACTCGCCGCCCGTGGCGTCAACGACGTGCTGGTTGAAGCGGGCCCAAGCCTGGCGGGCGCGTTTGCCCAGCAAGGGCTGGTCGACGAGTACGTGATTTTCGTCGCCGGCAAGTTCCTTGGCTCCGCTGCCCGGCCTTTGCTGGACTGGCCGCTTGAGAAGCTGGCCGACGCGCCCCAACTCAAGATCACTGACATGCGTGCCGTGGGCGACGACTGGCGAGTCACCGCCGTCCCGCTTTCGGCAGTGTGCGTATAA
- a CDS encoding OmpW/AlkL family protein — protein MNKSLLGASLFALALVAPVAHAHQAGDILVRAGAITVNPKADSSSVKVDQGPLAGANLGGKATMSSDTQLGLNFAYMITDHVGIELLAATPFEHDVKIKNTALGAANGKLGTLKHLPPTLSVVYYPLDHQSAFQPYVGAGINYTWIYDEHVGSRAEQAGFSNFKAENSWGWAAQIGADYMINDKWMINAQARYIDISTKATVDNNALGQGTRAKVNVDVDPMVYMVGIGYKF, from the coding sequence ATGAACAAGTCTCTGCTCGGCGCGTCCCTCTTCGCGCTCGCCCTCGTCGCCCCTGTCGCCCACGCCCACCAGGCGGGTGACATTCTGGTTCGCGCCGGTGCAATCACCGTGAACCCGAAGGCCGACAGCAGCAGTGTCAAGGTTGACCAGGGCCCATTGGCCGGCGCCAACCTGGGCGGCAAGGCGACCATGAGCAGCGACACCCAACTGGGCTTGAACTTCGCCTACATGATCACCGATCACGTCGGTATCGAACTGCTGGCCGCCACGCCGTTCGAGCATGATGTAAAGATCAAGAACACCGCCCTCGGCGCCGCCAACGGCAAGCTCGGCACACTCAAACACCTGCCGCCGACCCTGAGCGTCGTGTACTACCCGCTGGACCACCAATCGGCGTTCCAACCCTATGTGGGTGCCGGTATCAACTACACTTGGATCTACGACGAACACGTCGGCAGCCGCGCCGAGCAAGCCGGCTTCAGCAACTTCAAGGCCGAGAACTCCTGGGGCTGGGCGGCGCAGATCGGCGCCGACTACATGATCAACGACAAATGGATGATCAACGCCCAGGCGCGTTATATCGACATCAGCACCAAGGCGACTGTGGATAACAACGCGCTGGGCCAGGGCACTCGGGCCAAGGTCAATGTGGATGTCGACCCGATGGTCTACATGGTGGGTATCGGCTACAAGTTCTAA
- a CDS encoding DUF3299 domain-containing protein: MRRALFALLLLVAVPAWAEEQPRDLSWQEMIPPDTPPEVPNMKPLHDLSNMADALSVEAAPAAKQDLPNAPVVQSLDGRHIRLPGYIVPLEVSEEGRTTEFLLVPYFGACIHVPPPPSNQIVHVKSEVGVKLDELYQPYWIEGAMQVKPSSSELADAGYQMDAEKIYMYELEE, encoded by the coding sequence ATGCGCCGTGCCCTGTTTGCCCTGTTGCTGCTGGTGGCCGTACCTGCCTGGGCCGAGGAGCAGCCCCGGGATTTGTCGTGGCAGGAAATGATCCCACCGGATACGCCACCGGAAGTGCCCAATATGAAACCGCTGCACGACCTGTCGAACATGGCCGATGCCCTGTCCGTCGAGGCCGCGCCCGCCGCCAAACAGGACTTGCCCAACGCGCCGGTGGTGCAGAGCCTGGACGGCCGGCACATTCGCCTGCCGGGGTACATCGTGCCGCTGGAGGTGAGCGAAGAGGGCCGCACCACCGAGTTTCTGCTGGTGCCGTATTTCGGCGCGTGCATCCATGTGCCGCCACCGCCGTCGAACCAGATCGTGCACGTGAAAAGCGAAGTCGGGGTGAAACTCGATGAGCTGTACCAGCCGTACTGGATCGAAGGCGCGATGCAGGTCAAGCCGTCGTCCAGTGAGTTGGCCGATGCCGGTTACCAGATGGATGCCGAAAAGATCTATATGTACGAGCTGGAAGAATAA
- a CDS encoding riboflavin synthase has translation MFTGIIESIGSIRAMTPKGGDIRLLVETGKLDLGDVKLGDSIAVSGVCLTVVELPGNGFAADVSRETLDCTAMNDLKAGSPVNLEKALTPTTRLGGHLVSGHVDGVGEVVARSENARAVEFRIRAPKELAKYIAHKGSITVDGTSLTVNAVNGAEFELTIIPHTLSETIMASYQPGRRVNLEVDLLARYLERLLLGEKAAEPASGNITESFLAANGYLKS, from the coding sequence ATGTTCACCGGCATCATCGAGTCCATCGGCAGCATCCGCGCAATGACCCCCAAAGGCGGCGACATTCGCCTGCTGGTTGAAACCGGCAAGCTGGATCTGGGCGACGTCAAACTGGGCGACAGCATCGCCGTCAGCGGTGTGTGCCTGACCGTCGTCGAGCTGCCGGGCAACGGCTTCGCCGCCGATGTCAGCCGCGAGACCCTGGACTGCACCGCGATGAACGACCTCAAGGCAGGCAGCCCGGTCAACCTGGAAAAAGCCCTGACGCCGACCACGCGCCTGGGCGGCCACCTGGTCAGCGGGCATGTCGACGGCGTCGGCGAAGTGGTGGCCCGCAGCGAAAACGCGCGCGCCGTGGAATTTCGTATCCGCGCGCCGAAAGAGCTGGCCAAGTACATCGCCCACAAAGGCTCGATCACCGTCGACGGCACCAGCCTGACCGTGAACGCCGTCAATGGCGCCGAATTCGAACTGACCATCATTCCCCACACCCTCAGCGAAACCATCATGGCCTCCTACCAGCCAGGCCGGCGGGTGAACCTGGAAGTGGACTTGCTTGCCCGTTACCTGGAGCGCCTGTTGCTGGGCGAAAAGGCCGCAGAGCCTGCATCAGGCAACATCACCGAAAGTTTTCTGGCCGCTAACGGCTACCTGAAATCCTGA
- the nrdR gene encoding transcriptional regulator NrdR, producing the protein MHCPFCGANDTKVIDSRLVAEGDQVRRRRECLACGERFTTFETAELVLPRLIKSDGSRQPFDEDKLRAGMQRALEKRPVSVERLEAALAHIKHKLRATGEREVKSLVVGELVMGELQKLDEVAYIRFASVYRRFQDLNEFREEIDRLAREPSKQ; encoded by the coding sequence ATGCACTGTCCCTTCTGCGGTGCCAACGACACCAAGGTCATTGACTCGCGTCTGGTCGCCGAGGGCGATCAAGTGCGTCGCCGGCGCGAATGCCTGGCCTGTGGTGAACGTTTCACCACCTTCGAAACCGCCGAACTGGTATTGCCGCGCCTGATCAAGTCCGACGGCAGCCGCCAGCCTTTCGACGAAGACAAACTGCGCGCCGGTATGCAGCGCGCCCTGGAAAAACGCCCGGTGAGTGTCGAGCGCCTGGAAGCGGCGCTGGCGCATATCAAGCACAAGCTGCGGGCGACCGGCGAGCGTGAGGTCAAGAGCCTGGTGGTGGGCGAGTTGGTGATGGGCGAGCTGCAAAAGCTCGACGAAGTCGCCTATATCCGTTTTGCCTCGGTGTACCGACGCTTCCAGGACCTCAATGAGTTCCGCGAAGAGATCGACCGCCTGGCCCGTGAGCCTTCCAAGCAATGA
- a CDS encoding class I SAM-dependent methyltransferase, which yields MTPPLHLQRALSELIGDAHLVPCPLPGTELSLWLLDADNMDRAFSQEETRRILHEPPYWSFCWASGLALARYLAANPAWVAGKRVLDFGTGSGVAAIAAVKAGALEVVACDLDPLALAACRANAELNAVALSYSTDFFAEANRFDLILVADVLYDRANLPLLDQFLTRGREALVADSRVRDFQHPDYQRLDILEALTLPDLAEPWEFRKVSLYHSRRP from the coding sequence ATGACGCCACCGCTGCACCTGCAACGCGCCCTCAGCGAGTTGATCGGCGACGCACACCTGGTGCCCTGCCCGCTGCCGGGCACCGAACTGTCGTTGTGGTTGCTCGACGCCGACAACATGGACCGCGCCTTCAGCCAGGAAGAAACCCGGCGCATCCTGCATGAGCCGCCCTACTGGAGCTTCTGCTGGGCCAGCGGCCTGGCGCTGGCGCGCTATCTGGCGGCGAACCCTGCGTGGGTGGCGGGCAAGCGCGTGCTGGATTTCGGCACCGGTTCCGGCGTGGCCGCGATTGCGGCCGTCAAGGCCGGGGCGTTGGAGGTGGTGGCGTGCGACCTTGATCCACTGGCGCTGGCGGCTTGCCGGGCAAATGCCGAACTCAACGCGGTGGCACTGAGTTATTCAACCGACTTCTTTGCCGAGGCCAATCGCTTCGACCTGATCCTGGTGGCCGACGTGCTTTACGACCGCGCCAACCTGCCGCTGCTGGACCAGTTCCTGACCCGTGGCCGCGAAGCGCTGGTGGCGGACTCGCGGGTGCGTGACTTCCAGCATCCGGATTATCAGCGGCTGGACATCCTCGAGGCGCTGACCCTGCCGGACCTGGCCGAGCCGTGGGAGTTTCGCAAGGTGAGCCTGTACCATTCGCGGCGTCCTTGA
- a CDS encoding ABC transporter ATP-binding protein: MTDALIELSDLAFNWPGHPQLLDIPAFRLEPGETLFLKGPSGSGKTTLLGLLGGVQKPSRGSIRLLGQELTELSAGARDRFRVDHTGYIFQQFNLLPFLSVRENVELPCHFSKLRAQRAAQRHGSVDQAAATLLAHLGLKDPDLLERRADSLSIGQQQRVAAARALIGQPELVIADEPTSALDYDAREAFIQLLFAECREAGASLLFVSHDQSLAPLFDRNLSLAELNRAAMPAEV, translated from the coding sequence ATGACCGATGCATTGATCGAACTGTCCGACCTTGCCTTCAACTGGCCCGGTCACCCGCAGTTGCTGGACATCCCCGCGTTCCGCCTGGAGCCGGGGGAAACCCTGTTTCTCAAGGGCCCCAGTGGCAGTGGCAAAACCACCTTGCTCGGCTTGCTTGGCGGTGTGCAGAAACCCAGCCGAGGCAGCATTCGCCTGCTCGGCCAGGAGCTGACCGAACTGTCTGCCGGTGCCCGTGACCGCTTCCGCGTGGACCACACCGGCTACATCTTCCAGCAGTTCAACCTGCTGCCGTTTCTGTCGGTGCGCGAAAATGTCGAGCTGCCTTGCCACTTCTCAAAACTGCGCGCACAACGAGCGGCCCAGCGCCACGGCAGTGTGGACCAGGCCGCAGCGACCTTGCTTGCGCACCTGGGTTTGAAAGACCCGGACTTGCTCGAGCGCCGCGCCGATTCGCTGTCCATCGGCCAGCAACAACGGGTGGCCGCCGCCCGGGCGCTGATCGGTCAACCGGAACTGGTGATTGCCGACGAGCCCACCTCGGCCCTCGACTACGACGCCCGCGAAGCATTCATCCAACTGCTGTTCGCCGAATGCCGCGAAGCGGGCGCCAGCCTGTTGTTTGTCAGCCACGACCAAAGCCTGGCGCCGCTGTTCGACCGCAACCTGTCGCTGGCCGAACTTAATCGCGCCGCCATGCCCGCAGAGGTTTGA
- a CDS encoding YbaY family lipoprotein codes for MQLRPLALLALFSFLVACSSEAPKPAAPQPTPAQEKKVPGIEELGPLPAYQREISGNLTNVPAGAEVELALLVIDDRSRPQQLLASSVLTGNGKPLAFRLRFNPEAFPAGARVELRGRASQSGQLILHLPAVRITQAITQTTGPLQLVKAP; via the coding sequence ATGCAGTTACGACCACTTGCCCTGCTCGCCCTGTTCAGTTTTCTGGTCGCCTGCAGCAGCGAAGCCCCCAAGCCGGCCGCACCTCAGCCAACACCCGCACAAGAGAAAAAAGTCCCCGGCATCGAAGAGTTGGGCCCCCTGCCCGCCTACCAGCGTGAAATCAGCGGCAACCTGACCAATGTGCCGGCCGGCGCCGAAGTCGAGCTTGCCCTGTTGGTGATCGACGACCGTTCGCGCCCGCAACAACTGCTCGCCAGCAGCGTATTGACCGGCAACGGCAAGCCCCTGGCCTTTCGCCTGCGCTTCAACCCAGAAGCATTCCCGGCCGGTGCGCGGGTTGAATTGCGCGGTCGCGCCAGCCAGTCCGGCCAGTTGATCCTGCACCTGCCCGCCGTGCGCATCACCCAGGCGATCACCCAGACCACCGGCCCCCTGCAACTCGTCAAGGCGCCATGA
- the ribH gene encoding 6,7-dimethyl-8-ribityllumazine synthase — translation MTLKTIEGTFIAPKGRYALVVGRFNSFVVESLVSGAVDALVRHGVSESDITLIRAPGAFEIPLVAQKVAQQGEYAAIIALGAVIRGGTPHFEYVAGECTKGLAQVSMEFGVPVAFGVLTVDSIEQAIERSGTKAGNKGAEAALSALEMVSLLSQLEAK, via the coding sequence ATGACCCTGAAGACCATCGAAGGTACCTTCATCGCCCCCAAAGGCCGCTATGCCCTGGTGGTCGGCCGCTTCAACAGCTTCGTGGTTGAAAGCCTGGTAAGCGGTGCCGTTGACGCCCTGGTTCGCCACGGCGTGAGCGAGAGCGACATCACCCTTATCCGTGCCCCTGGCGCCTTCGAAATTCCACTGGTTGCGCAAAAGGTTGCCCAGCAGGGTGAATACGCGGCGATCATCGCCCTGGGCGCGGTCATTCGTGGCGGTACCCCGCACTTCGAATACGTGGCCGGCGAATGCACCAAGGGCCTGGCCCAGGTGTCCATGGAGTTCGGCGTGCCCGTCGCGTTCGGCGTGCTGACCGTTGACTCCATCGAGCAAGCCATCGAGCGCTCCGGCACCAAGGCCGGTAACAAAGGCGCTGAAGCTGCCCTGTCCGCCCTGGAAATGGTCAGCCTGCTGTCGCAGTTGGAGGCCAAGTGA
- the ribBA gene encoding bifunctional 3,4-dihydroxy-2-butanone-4-phosphate synthase/GTP cyclohydrolase II, producing MALNSIEELVEDIRQGKMVILMDDEDRENEGDIIMAAEACKPEHINFMAKHARGLICMPMSRERCELLKLPLMAPRNGSGFGTKFTVSIEATTGVTTGISAADRARTVQAAAAKDAKAEDIVSPGHIFPLMAQPGGTLARAGHTEAACDLARMAGFEPSGVICEVMNDDGTMARRSELEAFAAEHNLKVGTIADLIHYRMIHERTVQRIAEQPLDSELGQFNLVTYRDSVEGDVHMALTLGNICADEPTLVRVHNMDPLRDLLMVKQPGRWSLRAAMAAVSEAGSGVVLLLGHPVDGDALLAHIRETADHVPVKKPTTYSIVGAGSQILRDLGVRKMRLMSAPMKFNAISGFDLEVVEYVPSE from the coding sequence GTGGCGCTCAATAGCATCGAAGAACTGGTTGAAGACATCCGCCAAGGCAAGATGGTCATCCTGATGGATGACGAAGATCGCGAGAACGAAGGCGACATCATCATGGCCGCCGAAGCGTGCAAGCCCGAGCACATCAACTTCATGGCCAAGCACGCCCGTGGTTTGATCTGCATGCCCATGAGCCGTGAACGCTGCGAATTGCTCAAGCTGCCGCTGATGGCACCGCGCAATGGCTCGGGGTTCGGCACCAAGTTCACCGTATCGATTGAAGCGACCACCGGCGTCACCACCGGCATCTCCGCCGCCGACCGTGCGCGCACCGTGCAGGCTGCCGCTGCGAAAGACGCCAAGGCCGAAGACATCGTCAGCCCCGGCCACATCTTCCCGCTGATGGCCCAGCCGGGCGGCACCCTCGCTCGCGCCGGTCACACCGAGGCGGCCTGCGATCTGGCGCGCATGGCCGGTTTCGAGCCGAGCGGGGTGATCTGCGAGGTGATGAACGACGACGGCACCATGGCCCGTCGCAGTGAACTCGAAGCCTTTGCCGCCGAACACAACCTCAAGGTCGGCACCATTGCCGACCTGATCCACTACCGCATGATTCACGAACGTACCGTTCAGCGGATTGCCGAGCAGCCGCTGGACAGTGAGCTGGGCCAATTCAATCTGGTGACCTACCGTGATTCAGTGGAGGGCGACGTGCACATGGCCCTGACCCTGGGCAACATTTGCGCCGACGAGCCGACCCTGGTGCGCGTGCACAACATGGACCCGCTGCGCGACTTGCTGATGGTCAAGCAACCCGGGCGCTGGAGCCTGCGTGCCGCCATGGCGGCGGTGTCCGAGGCGGGCAGTGGCGTGGTGCTGTTGCTCGGTCACCCGGTGGACGGCGATGCACTGCTGGCGCATATCCGCGAAACGGCCGATCACGTGCCGGTGAAAAAACCGACCACCTACAGCATCGTCGGTGCCGGTTCGCAGATCCTGCGCGACCTCGGTGTGCGCAAAATGCGCCTGATGAGCGCACCGATGAAATTTAATGCGATATCCGGATTCGACCTGGAAGTTGTAGAATACGTGCCCTCCGAATAA
- the trxA gene encoding thioredoxin: protein MSEPTPYIFDVTTANFEQAVIQNSFEKPVLVDFWAEWCAPCKALMPMLAQIAESYRGELLLAKVDCEAEQDIVARFGIQSLPTVVLFKDGQPVDGFAGAQPESAVRAMLEPHVQMPPPAAADPLEQAQASFAEGRISDAEAMLVALLGEDNTNAAALILYARCLAERGELDEAQTVLDAVKSDDHKAALAGAKAQITFLRQAADLPDAADLKSRLAQNPQDDEAAYQLSIQQLARQQYDAALEGLLKLFVRNRSYSEGLPHKTLLQVFELLGNDHPLVTVYRRKLFAALY, encoded by the coding sequence ATGAGTGAGCCCACGCCGTACATCTTTGACGTCACCACCGCCAACTTCGAGCAGGCGGTGATTCAGAACTCTTTCGAAAAACCGGTGCTGGTGGATTTCTGGGCCGAGTGGTGCGCGCCATGCAAGGCGCTGATGCCGATGCTGGCGCAGATTGCCGAGAGTTACCGCGGTGAGTTGCTGCTGGCCAAGGTCGATTGCGAAGCCGAGCAGGATATCGTTGCGCGTTTCGGTATCCAGAGCCTGCCGACGGTGGTGCTGTTCAAGGACGGTCAGCCAGTGGATGGGTTTGCCGGGGCGCAGCCGGAGTCGGCGGTGCGGGCGATGCTCGAGCCCCATGTGCAGATGCCGCCACCGGCTGCGGCCGATCCGCTGGAGCAGGCCCAGGCGTCGTTTGCCGAGGGCCGCATCAGCGATGCCGAAGCCATGCTGGTTGCGCTGCTGGGCGAAGACAACACCAACGCCGCGGCGCTGATCCTCTACGCCCGCTGCCTGGCCGAGCGCGGTGAACTGGATGAAGCCCAAACCGTGCTGGACGCGGTAAAAAGCGATGACCACAAGGCCGCACTCGCCGGGGCCAAGGCGCAGATCACCTTCCTGCGCCAGGCTGCCGACCTGCCGGACGCCGCCGACCTGAAAAGCCGTCTGGCGCAGAACCCGCAGGATGACGAAGCGGCCTATCAGTTGAGCATTCAACAACTGGCGCGCCAGCAATACGACGCCGCGCTGGAAGGCCTGCTCAAGCTGTTTGTCCGCAATCGCAGCTACAGCGAAGGCTTGCCACACAAGACCTTGCTGCAGGTGTTCGAACTGCTGGGCAACGATCACCCGCTGGTCACGGTGTACCGCCGCAAACTGTTTGCCGCGCTGTACTAA
- a CDS encoding DUF2796 domain-containing protein — translation MRRLLLALPFALLPLAVAHAHEDHDHEHGSLGAHEHGVGRLNAVLDGQSLELELDSPAMNLVGFEHTATSAADKAKVAAARKQLETPLALFNLPKAAGCVVSSQELNSPLFGDKPQADHDDDNDGDDNDHATDGKGAAAHEHHHDHSEIHAHYQFTCAKPEALSNLDLSQVFKTFPATRKIQVQLIGPSGQQGADATATAATLKF, via the coding sequence ATGCGCCGTCTGCTGCTTGCTTTGCCGTTTGCCCTGCTGCCTCTGGCTGTCGCCCATGCCCATGAAGATCACGATCATGAGCACGGCAGCCTCGGCGCTCACGAACACGGCGTCGGCCGCCTCAATGCGGTGCTGGACGGCCAGAGCCTGGAGCTTGAGCTGGACAGCCCGGCAATGAACCTGGTGGGTTTCGAACACACAGCCACCAGTGCCGCCGACAAAGCCAAAGTCGCCGCAGCGCGCAAGCAGCTGGAAACTCCGCTGGCACTGTTCAACCTGCCCAAGGCCGCCGGTTGCGTCGTCAGTTCCCAGGAACTCAACAGCCCGCTGTTCGGTGACAAGCCGCAAGCCGATCACGATGATGACAACGATGGCGATGACAATGACCATGCTACCGACGGCAAAGGCGCCGCCGCCCATGAGCATCATCATGACCACAGCGAAATCCATGCTCACTACCAGTTCACCTGCGCCAAGCCAGAGGCACTGAGCAACCTGGACCTGAGCCAGGTGTTCAAGACCTTCCCCGCCACCCGGAAAATTCAGGTACAACTGATCGGCCCGAGCGGCCAGCAAGGTGCTGACGCGACCGCCACTGCAGCCACCCTGAAGTTCTGA
- a CDS encoding ABC transporter permease yields the protein MYLFRLAMASLANRRFTAILTAFAIALSVCLLLAVERVRVEARNSFASTISGTDLIVGARSGSVNLLLYSVFRIGNATNNIRWDSYEHFAANPQVKWAIPISLGDSHRGYRVMGTNASYFEHYQYGRKQNLELASGRAFATDPFEVVLGAEVADALHYKLGDKLVLAHGVAVVSLVKHDDKPFTVVGILKRTGTPVDRTLHISLGGMEAIHIDWHNGVPAQGKGRISADQARNMDLTPQAITAFMLGLNNKISTFALQREINEFRGEPMLAILPGVALQELWSMMGTAEKALFVISLFVVLTGLIGMLTAILTSLNERRREMAILRSVGARPWHIATLLIFEAFALALSGVVAGLGLLYLCIAASRGYLQANYGLDLPMAWPSEYEWTLLAGILAAALLMGSVPAWRAYRQSLADGLSIRL from the coding sequence ATGTATCTGTTTCGTCTGGCCATGGCCAGCCTGGCCAACCGCCGCTTTACCGCCATCCTGACCGCCTTCGCCATCGCGCTTTCCGTGTGCTTGTTGTTGGCGGTGGAACGCGTACGCGTTGAAGCGCGCAACAGCTTCGCCAGCACCATCAGCGGCACCGACCTGATCGTCGGCGCACGCTCGGGCTCGGTGAACCTGCTGCTGTATTCGGTGTTTCGCATCGGCAACGCCACCAATAACATCCGCTGGGACAGCTACGAGCACTTCGCGGCCAATCCCCAGGTGAAATGGGCGATCCCGATTTCCCTCGGCGATTCCCATCGCGGTTACCGGGTGATGGGCACCAACGCCTCCTACTTCGAGCATTACCAGTACGGTCGCAAACAGAACCTTGAACTGGCCAGCGGCCGCGCCTTCGCCACCGACCCGTTCGAGGTAGTGCTCGGCGCCGAGGTGGCCGACGCCCTGCACTACAAGCTCGGCGACAAGCTGGTGCTGGCCCATGGCGTGGCGGTGGTCAGCCTGGTCAAGCACGATGACAAGCCCTTCACCGTGGTTGGCATCCTCAAGCGCACCGGCACGCCGGTGGACCGCACGCTGCATATCAGCCTCGGCGGCATGGAAGCGATCCACATCGACTGGCACAACGGTGTCCCGGCCCAGGGCAAAGGCCGTATCAGCGCCGATCAGGCGCGCAACATGGACCTGACCCCGCAAGCCATCACCGCGTTCATGCTCGGGTTGAACAACAAGATTTCCACCTTCGCGCTGCAACGGGAAATCAATGAATTCCGTGGCGAGCCGATGCTGGCGATCCTGCCGGGCGTGGCGCTGCAAGAGCTGTGGAGCATGATGGGCACGGCCGAAAAAGCCTTGTTCGTGATCTCGTTGTTCGTGGTGCTGACCGGTTTGATCGGCATGCTCACGGCGATCCTCACCAGCCTCAACGAACGCCGCCGCGAGATGGCGATCCTCCGTTCGGTGGGCGCACGCCCGTGGCATATCGCAACGCTGCTGATCTTCGAGGCCTTCGCGCTGGCCCTGTCCGGCGTGGTGGCAGGTCTTGGCTTGCTGTACCTGTGCATTGCCGCATCGCGGGGTTATTTGCAGGCCAACTACGGCCTGGACCTGCCGATGGCATGGCCGAGCGAATATGAATGGACGCTGCTCGCCGGTATCCTGGCGGCGGCGCTGTTGATGGGCAGCGTGCCCGCATGGCGTGCCTATCGCCAGTCGTTGGCCGATGGGCTGTCCATTCGTTTATGA